DNA sequence from the Solea senegalensis isolate Sse05_10M unplaced genomic scaffold, IFAPA_SoseM_1 scf7180000015709, whole genome shotgun sequence genome:
TCGGTTCAAGAGATATgcgagtaacacacacacacagacagacgttcctggGTTTTGTAGATGGataaaaaaagtacttttttcacagttgtaataaaaaaaaagataaaatctTACTCCAGCTTTGTGTCGCAGTGCTCGTCCCTCTCCCGCCTGCGTCTGAATCGCAGCCTGATGCTCCTCCACCAGGCGATCGAAGGCATTGAGGTCTTTAGAGCTGGTGCACTGCCTGTAGTCTTTGCCCTCAAAGTAGTACATGTGATCTGACAGAGACAGCGTCAATATTGATCATGTAAGCAGATTCAATATGAGATCAGTTAGTTACAGCAGGTTGGTGAAGCTTGGTTTGTGTGAGGAGCCGACGCATCATGACAATAGCGCCCCCTGTACTGAGAACAAAGTCTACATCAGcttaatctcactgttagatacagactttttcctgtttgtaaaccactcactctcccacaccaaagtccagagagaaaatcagtgattgtagctcacagggacacaggagctgctgcctcgtgtggtcactttgtgtcactgaggtcaatctgaacaaaagatttcaaacactgaagtgacaaaatccgacattagaacttagtgatggaggcggcagtgtgtgtgtgtgtgatgttaaaatcactgattttctctgtggactttggtgtgggagagtgagtggtttacaaacttcacttccCTGTTggaaagtctgtctgacagtgagataaagacaagaACGCATCATAGACTGtagctgatgtagattttatcagacaagtctttttgtttcatgtccTGAAACTCGGttaaaaactgaatgaaaaacaaagttagAGTGATGTGAGTTGGTGCAACATACATCTGTCTgattcctcctcttcctcctcctcctcctcctgctcctcctcctcctgctcttcttcgtcctcatcctcttcttcactgTGTGAGCTGACATCCTCGTCACTCACCCACTGTCCGTTGCGTGACAGGCCGAGGATCTTCTCCAGTTTCACATCCTGCACGGAGCTCTCTTCTGATGACAGGAGCTTATCTACCCCGAACTTCAAGATCTCGCTGAGCTGCGTGTGGTGCAGGAAACGACAAGTGGTGAGAGCAGAAGTACACCACAGACAGCTGGAGTGGTTAGGTGTAGAAGTGAAGACAGGAACTGTCAGGATTCAGAGAAATACtgcggcacacacacacgcatgcacacgcgcgcacacaaacacatgcacgcgcatgcacacacacgcagacacacagacagaaacacacacgcacacacctgcatTCCCTGTGCTGTACTGGTGGTAGGTTCATTCAGTAAAGAGAAGCGTCCCTCTTCGATGACCGTGTTGGTGAGGTGGAGTTTGGATGCGGCGCGAGAGTACATCATCTCTTCCACAGTGTTTCTGGCCAGCAGACGGATCACTTTCACCGGTCTGTGACACAATACCAGATTAAAGGGCCAGTGCAGTGATTTAGGCCTAGCTCTAACTCTAACCTCAATCCATCACAGACCACTCAAAGCTCATCTTTCCCTCGCGCTGCgtttaaatacacaaagacaCTAATTCTGTTCATGCAGCCTAAATGATGGTTTTAACAAGTCTGACTTACGTGTTCCAGGTATTAATCAAGTTGTCACAGACCTCTATCTAGTCCCCCATACCATAAATTATTACATTGTAAGGTGTTGTATGGTAAGGATGAGGTTcccgtctttatctcactgttagacagacttttccaacaggaaactgaagtttgtaatgcactcactctcccacaccaaagtctatagagaaaatcagtgattttagctcacagggacacaggagctgctggtcctctgctgcctcgtgtggtcactttgtgtcactgaggtcaatctgaacaaaggatttcaaacactgaagtgacaaaatcagacattagaacttagtgatggaggcagcagtgatcaacaactcctgtgtgtgtgacgttaaaatccctggttctctctgtggactttggtgtgggagagtgagtgctttacaaactaaCAGCTATGAAAGGCAGCGTCACCTGCTCTGACCAATGCGATGGCAGCGAGCTGCGGCCTGCAGGTCGTTCTGAGGGTTGAAGTCAGTGTCCACGAAAATGACGGTGTCAGCGGCCGTGAGGTTCAGCCCCACCCCACCTGCAGACACACGCATGACGCTTATgtcaatgaacacatgaattcattcatcaaaAAGTGCtggtaaaatattttttacatgaaggcatttcatttttaaaattcacaaactttcaaggatttcaaggacctgtgggaaccctgagtgcaattttcaaacattttcaagggccttgaattttttttcccaagtcTCAAGGACCTTTGGggaaaaaattcaaatttagaaactttcaaggattttgaCGACCCATGgaaaggtttttgaaaatgaccCTAAAAAGACATGGGTCATTtaaagtgcttggattttgtgcaagaaagaagttaagttgatattttttaaaattcacaaactttcaaggatttcaaggagtgtgggaaccctgaaggGAACAGCGGCAGAGGGacacatttacctaaatatcaacttaacttcctTCTCACACCAAATTGAAGTACTCTCAATGAGccgtgtgtatcagtgtgtggaTGACCTGCTTTAGTGCTGAGCAGAAAGATGAAGAcgtctctgctgctgaagtTCTTCACGGCCAGATTCCGTTCTTCTCCTCGGACTGAACCGTCCAGACGCTCGTAGCTGtaatctgaagaagaagaaacaaaaacaacaatatttagtgtttaaaacaaaataaatatacatacagtgaTATGAAATGTTTGGATGATACGAAACTCAAAAAAATGCtttcaattattattcatttagatttgtatttctatatttctctatttattcgttcatttggacatttttatattcacaatCTAAGTGAGTATGTTAATGAGATGGGCGGAGCTGACTCAGTTAAAAGCCTGATTGGTTACAGCAGAGTGAACATCACTATTACTGTCTGTTTGtgcaactaattattattttacaagtCTAATCATCGGgtaattattttctcaatgaattgatttgttcagtaaaatgtcaaaaaacagaTACATGAAAAGCAACTGCACcataataatgctaataaaatattcaaataattaTACTTGTCAAATGTAAGTATGAAATAAGTGGGTTTTTAAGAAGACGTCGTTGATTCTACGAGCATCAGGTTGTTCCTCTGGATTTAAAACTCGACGACCCTAAAattcttcacttcctgttttctggTTCTGCCCTGGTAGACAAGTCGACTAAACAAAATTTTACCCTAAAGCATTCTTTGCAAATATTGAGTCAGATAAAGGTGGCCTGCCAGACTCCCagtgtttccatttattttccaaTATGTCAAAATCATTAATTCAAGCCTGGACTGCTAGATGGGGTGTTTGGGGTATGGAGAGAGAGGGgtatcaaaacatttttagatCTGTACATTGAAGACAAATTTGCATCTTTTACCCAATTAGGGACTAAGTTCAATCTTCCAAATTCCCATTTCTTTCGATATTTTCAAGTCAGACATTACACTAAGGAAAATTGTCCACACTTTGAATTCACCCCTACCACTCATCCTTTTCTTGAAAATCCTTTTACTCCCTCCAGACTCGAAGCAGCTGGTATCAAAATTATTCAGATCACATTAAGGATGCCTGGGCTAGTGACCTACATTCAGAGATATCAGCAGAGATCTGGGTTCATTCTTGCTCTATGAAGTCAGGTTACAGGCTAATTCAATATAAGGTGATTCATAGACTACACTATTGAAAAACTAATCTAAACCGCATCCATCGGTGTCTCCTGTATGTGATAAGTGTTGTTCAGCTGAGGGATCACTAGCGCATCTATTCTGGTTTTGCCCAACTCTGCGTAGTTTTTGGACTGCAATCTTTGAGTGGCTGTTGCTAGCCTAACCATGACCTGGCCATCTCTGGATGCTCTGTAATGACCACTGAGCTACTACGCAACGTGCAGATGTCTTGGCAGATAGGAATGGTGGTGGCCAAGAAACTTCATTCCCTGTGCTCCATTATACAGATGGAAAAACTCTGTCTGTacaaacacaatacacaaaacAGATTTGAGAAAACATGGGGACCTTTCTTGGCACAGTGTCAAATCACCTGATAACCACAGGGACTTTGACTTATCTAGCTATATAACTACAGTGTTGGATTGGATTAACTTATTCATGTCATTTTACCTTGCTCTGGAGATGTTGATATGGCGAAAACTTTGTCTGAACGGTATAGCTATCTTGTGTAGTGTCtggcagttttgtttgtttttgttgttgttgtttctcctgTATGTCCTGTTACTGTCTTTGAAAAACCTGTAAactataaataaagtataaaaaaaacctcaacgaCCCTGACTGTAGGTCTCAGGCTGCGTTGTGACCTCATCTGAACTTTGAAAGTGATGagtgaaatgttaaaatcattccaataaaaataagtaaaaaaagaagaatcacTTTTGTACTCCAAATAATCCTGGATAATATCCAACATCCTGGTCATCTGAGAGAACAGCAGGACACGATGACCCCTgacatgaagagagagagagaaacacaacaacttATCACTGACTTACTTTGAATAAGAAGGAGAagagtgtgagacagacagacagacagacagagcagtggACGGACTCTTTGTGCAGCAGAGTCAGAATGCTGTCCAAGAGACAGAGCTTCCCACTGGCTTCAACCAGATGTTCTCCCATCTGAAACGGCTCTGGTTCCACACCTGCACCAAACAccagagataaaataaaataaatgtaaatacaaataaataaaaaagaataacgTCTGCAGCACTGACCGTCAAACAGATACGGGTGGTTGACACATTTCCTCAGGTTCACCAGGATGTTCAAGAGTCGAGTCTTGTTCCGCTGCTCGTTTCCAAACGCCTCTGAAACCACAGAGTTCATCAGATCAGAAGATCACTCACATCAGACAAACGTTATCTACAGACATTAGTAATGTTcagaaaacatgtaaataacatTAGTTATCACAACAACCTGTTACAAAgcgtatttttgttttattaagttgcctcacaacaaaaatatcacaatgtTAAAAAGTTTGCAAAATTCAGGTTTACAAAAACCTGTAactaatgttattattattattgtttaaatgtacaaactGTTGtcaagtcacaaaaaaacatttacaaaagttACGGAACATTTCGGTCACatgttacaaaaatgttacaaatttaaaaacagtaaaacctTTTGTTTCAATTACAGACTGTCAAATCACAATCATTTCCAAAAGTTACAAAACAATTGTGCAGAATTAAAGGTCATAAAACTGACGttatttacagaaatgtttttggtttgtttaacaTTACTTTATTTGACCACACGATATGTTTACGTGACTAGTGGACATGAAAGGGGGCGGGACGCTTTGGTTGCACTTTGTCCTTCATGACatgctcccccttgtggcacttagAAAAAGACAGATAAAGATGTGATAAAATTAGGACACCCTatgaaaacacatgtgttttttaacatatttagacATATGGATATTTAATACAAATTTTAACAATACTGAGAGATTCAAGTAATATAACTAAACAagtaaaactgaagaaaatactttttaaaactttctgTAAAacgtaataaaataaacatgcaattTCCGGTGAGGAATAAATTAGGACACCCCCACATTTTTCCCAGTTATAATGGCTGATATCACACACAGGTGTATCACATCAAGTGCACATGATTAGAACATTGTTACTCAACATTTTGAAGAAGGCTTGCCCTATTTAAACCTCAGACATTCAGTTTGCTACTGACTGTTGACGTGAGCATGAACACCATGGTGAGATCGAAAGACCTGTCTGAGGCCTTCAGAAAGAAGTTTGTTGCAGCATATGAGTCTGGTAAGGGATTTAAAAAGATCTCAAAAGAGTTTGAAATCAGCCATTCCACTGTCCAGAAAATAGTGTACAAGTAGAGGACATTCAAAAGAACTGCCAACATGCCCAGGTCTGGCCATCCAAGCAAGTTCACCCCGAGAGCAGACCACAAGATGCTAAAAGAAGTCTCCAAAACTCCTAAAATGTCACCACAGGACCTACAGCAGGCTCTGGCAACTGTTGATGTGAAAGTGCATGCCTCTACAATCAGAAAGAAACTGCACAAGTTTAATTTTCATGGGAGGTGTCCAAGGAGGAAACCTTATTTGGACAACAGAACAGAGGACATGTTTCCTGGAAAAGAACCTCGTACCAACTGTGAAGCATGGAGGTGGAAGTGTCATGGTTTGGGGATGCTTTGCTGCAGCAGGACCTGACCAGCTCACCATCTTAGAATCCATCATGAACCCTAACCCATTCTACAGTGTATCAGAGGGTGCTTGAGCAACATGTGAGACCATCTGTAAGAAAATTAAAGCTGAAGCGGAACTGGACCCTGCAACATGACAATGACCCTAAACATACCAGTAAATCCACAAAGGACTGGCTGAAAACTAAGAAATGGAGAGTCCTGGAATGGCCCAGTCAAAGCCCAGATCTTAATCCCATTGAGATGCTGTGGGGTGACCTGAAACGGGCTGTACATACAAGAAACCCCTCAAACGTCACACAGGTTAAAGCATTCTGCATTGAGGAGTGGGGGCAAACTTTCCTCAGACAGATGTCAGAGACTGGTAGAGTATTACAGTATTAGTATTACAAGAAGCGTCTCACTGAAGTTATTTCAGCTAAAGGGGGTAACACTAGGTATTAGGGGGGAGGGTGTCCTAACTTTTTCCTCAGTTAGAATATGCATTTATGTTGATGTCTTTTGTTTAATGagtaaaacaatgttattttttgctgtttacctgcaATTATATCACTTTCTtttccagagataaataaaaacaagattagaCATTGATATGTGAACATTTCTTAATGTATAACTGAATATCTTATGGGGTGTCCTCATTTATTCACATGACTGTAAATGACCAGGGCTGTATGTTGGTGAGAACAGTGCGTGGTATatgtggggtggagtggctcagtggttaagaccggtaccctgtgtgcgaaagacatcatagtcgcaatggtcgcaagttcgattccacccctggctgattgtactcaattcaattgtaagtcgctttggataaaagcgtctgctaaatgacatgtaatgtaatgtaatgtatctTACCAGAGTTCTTCATCAGAACAGCTTTGTAGTATTTCTTCTGCAGAGCCGACATGCCGTGATAAACCACCAGCTCCACCTTCCTGGGCAAATCTAGAGCCACCTCAGATTTCACTCTGCGCAGAAGAAACGGCTCCAAGACCTTCTGAAGTTcagcagctgacacacacacacacacacacagacagagagacacagagacaaattcAGATCAACTTCTTGTGTCCGCCCACCCCCGCTCTGctgatatatacacacaaacactccctcagtcaggtgtgaCAGTTGTCAGACGAAAGACGCAGCAAACAAATAGCGTCACATGGTTCAAAAGGTTGAACATGAATCGTACCAAGAGCAGGATTCTTCCGTACGTCTGCGTAATACTGCACAAACGTGTTCAGCTCGTCCACAGTGAAGACGCTGGGCTGGATGAAAGTCAGCAGAGAGTAGAGTTCCTGAAGATTGTTCTGGATCGGTGTTCCTGTCAGCAGCACCCTAAACTCTGAAcacaactgacacacacacaatcatcagtgagcagctgaggagacagtgttcacagagaggtgagatgatgaggagacagcgttcacagaggtgagatgatgaggagacagcgttcacagaggtgagatgatgaggagacagtgttcacagaggtgagatgatgaggagacagtgttcacagtgttcacagtgaggtgagatgatgaggagacagtgttcacagagagtgagatgatgaggagacagtgttcaGAGAGAGgtgtgatgatgaggacagtgttcacagagagtgagatgatgaggagacagagcgaggtgagatgatgaggagacagtgttcacagagaggtgagatgatgaggagacagtgttcacagagtgagaggaggagacagtgttcacagagGTGAGATCAGTGTTCAGAGAGGTGAgatgagacacagtgagaggtGAGATGTGTTCACAGAGGTGAGATGACGAGGAGACACTGTTCACAGAGGTGAGATGACgaggagacagtgttcacagagaggtgagatgatgaggagacagtgttcacagaggtgagatgatgaggagacagtgaAGTGAGATGATGAGAGACAGGAGACAgcagaggtgagatgaggagacagtgttctgaggtgagatgatgaggagacagtgttcagagaggtgagatgatgaggagacagaggtgagatgaggagacagtgttcacagaggtgagatgatgaggagacagtgttcagaggtgagatgatgagACAGTGTTCaggtgagatgatgaggagacagtgttcagaggtgagatgatgaggagacagtgttcacagaggtgagatgatgaggagacagtgttcacacacagtgacgaggagacagtgttcacagaggtgagatgatgaggagacagtgttcacagagtgagatgatgaggagacagacagaggtgagacagagaggtgagatgatgaggagacacagcagagatgatgagagacagtgttcacagagagacagtgttcacagagaggtgagatgatgaggagacagcTTCACAGAGGTGAGATCAGAGAGgtgagatgatgatgttcacagaggtgagatgaggagacagtgttcagagaggtgagatgatgaggagacagtgttcacagaggtgagatgatgagagacagtgttcacagaggtgagatgacgagagacagtgttcacagagaagatgagagagacagtgttcacagagaggtgagatgatgaggagacagtgttcacagagaAGTGAGATGACgaggagacagtgttcacagagaggtgagatgatgaggagacagtTACCTGTGTCAGAGTTTTATGTAACAGTGACTTTTGATTCTTCAGACGATGAGCCTCGTCCACGACCAGCACCTTCCACTTCCACCTGGAGAACAGAGAACAACCAATGACCTGTGACCTACAATTCACCTGTACACATTcataatgaacacatgaagtgaTACCCTGTTAACTATAGCACTGTATACATCGACTTATGTAAGACTAACTAACTTTGCCATTTctgacaggaaagtgaagtttgtaaaccactcactctcccacaccaaagtccatagagaaaatcagtgattttaacatcacacacacaggagttgttgatcaactgctgcctccatcactaagttcaaatcgtattattttttaaaatgatttttaaattattttgtgaatttggtgTCTGAAAACTGCTTGTGCACTTGACGACTTTCTATCGAAATATCAGTTCATCAATACACGAGCGCCCATGCTTTTCATAACAATAGCCACATGGACAGTGTGCTGGAGAAGAAAACCACATCACCTTCATCatgacatatatacatatttacacatagacacatatatacatatacatatatacatatacagtacacatatactgtacatatatacatatatacatatttacacatagacacattcagacccctttaaatttttcactctttgtttcattgcagccatttgcacagaagcctctcctcagtgcaagacatatgaaagcccacatagagtttgccaaaaaacacatgaaggactcccagactatgagaaataagattctctggtcttaTGAGACCAAGATTTAACTTTTTGGCATTAATTCTaagcggtatgtgtggagaaaaccaagcactgctcatcacctgcccaatacaatcccaacagtgaaacagcatcatgctatgggggtgtttttcagctgcagggacaggacgactggttgcaattgaaggaaagatgaatgcgACCAAGTACAAAgatttcactggctacaggggagtggccaacacagctgcaACCAATCGgcacctaatcaggtgtcttttaaaaagcagctctCACTTGGAAGCGGCAGacgaagactcaggaagacaaagacaaaggagtctaacaaggagtctaacaaggaggctaatgaggctaagtacctgtctgtaattgttttctacctttcacatatgtgcactttttacattcctgttcatgtttcttctcatagatattacagacctcacattcactcacaacATCACCGTAATCTGTCCTCActtacagtgggtacggaaagtattcagacccctttaaatttttcactctttgtttcattgcagcctcttgctaaaatcaaaaaagttcaatttatttctcattaatgtacactcagcaccccatcttgacaaaaaaaaaacagaaatgttgaaattttagcaaatttattaaaaaagaaaaagtgaaatatcacatggtcataagtattcagagcctttgctcagtattgagtagaagctccttttgagctagtacagccatgagtcttcttgggaatgatgcaacaagtgtttcacacctggatttggggatcctctgccattcttccttgcagatcctctccagttctgtcaggttggatggtgaacgttggtggacagacattttcaggtctctccagagatgctcaattggatttaggtcagggctctggctgggccagtcaagaatggtcacagagttgttccgaaGCCACTCCTTCATAGCTGtatgcttagggtcattgtcttgttggaaggtgaaccttcggcccagtctgaggtcctgagcactctggaagaggtttttttccaggatatctctgtacttggcctcattcatctttccttcaattgcaaccagtcgtcctgtccctgcagctgaaaaacacccccatagcatgatgctgccaccaccatgtttcactgttgggattgtattgggcaggtgatgagcagtgcctggttttaTTTGCTCAGAcgtgcactgtgagctgtaaggtcttatatagacaggtgtgtgcctttcctaattaagtccaatcagtttaattaaacacagctggactccaatgaaggagcagaaccatctcaaggacaatcagaagaaatggatagcatgtgatttaaatatgagtgtcacagcaaagggtctgaatacttatgaccatgtgatatttcagtttttctttttcaatacatttgcaaacatttctacatttctgtttttttctgtcaagatggggtgctgagtgtacattaatgagaaaaaaaacttttttgattttagcaaatggctgcaatgaaacaaagatttaaaggggtctgaatactttccgtacccactgtatctatcccacccgctccacacacatccaacaccttgttgcagggggcctgtggaactgccagtcagctacccgcaagactgagttcatctctggctttgctactgagcaatgtctggacttccttgctctcacagagacttggataacaccctccaacacagccacccctgcggctctctcctctgcccactccttctcccacacacccagatccactggaagaggtggcgggacaggtctgctcatcaaccccaactggactttcactctttacccactgcctcacttctcttcacagttgtttgaatttcatgctgtaactataactcaccCAAACctaatcattgttgtcatctaccgtccaccaggcccattgggacacttcttggaggaactagatgtcctcctctcaaacatcccagaaaatggcccaccacttgttcttcttggtgacttcaacatccagtcagagaattcatccgatctacttcttctactttcctctctttctctctcacttgctccttctccaccaacacaAAGCTgccaaccaccttgacctcatcttcaccagaaactgctccacctccgacctcaaggtaacaTGTCTCTGATAATTTCTTCATATCCTActctctcccaatctgatggtctcatctcatcagatattgcacttgtccgtcgcaacattcgctctctctccctcctcaactgttctatcggcacttccttcagctgactccttctccctcatgcatcccaactctgccacagacaccttcctctctactctgtcctcctctcttgactctctctgtcctcttacttcccggcgggttcgtaagtcctccccagccctgtggttgtctgactcagtgcgtgctgagagagccacgatacgggcagcagaaaggaaatggaggaaatcaaaacaccccgaccacctgctttcc
Encoded proteins:
- the chd1l gene encoding chromodomain-helicase-DNA-binding protein 1-like isoform X1, with the protein product MQDFHVLLTTYELCLKDTSFLKRWKWKVLVVDEAHRLKNQKSLLHKTLTQLCSEFRVLLTGTPIQNNLQELYSLLTFIQPSVFTVDELNTFVQYYADVRKNPALAAELQKVLEPFLLRRVKSEVALDLPRKVELVVYHGMSALQKKYYKAVLMKNSEAFGNEQRNKTRLLNILVNLRKCVNHPYLFDGVEPEPFQMGEHLVEASGKLCLLDSILTLLHKEGHRVLLFSQMTRMLDIIQDYLEYKNYSYERLDGSVRGEERNLAVKNFSSRDVFIFLLSTKAGGVGLNLTAADTVIFVDTDFNPQNDLQAAARCHRIGQSRPVKVIRLLARNTVEEMMYSRAASKLHLTNTVIEEGRFSLLNEPTTSTAQGMQLSEILKFGVDKLLSSEESSVQDVKLEKILGLSRNGQWVSDEDVSSHSEEEDEDEEEQEEEEQEEEEEEEEESDRYHMYYFEGKDYRQCTSSKDLNAFDRLVEEHQAAIQTQAGEGRALRHKAGGTPSFAAGIPTKKRRTFTEAELELRRQKREEAAAKRAKTQEDTKKRQQEQKHKNKLAWWDSCGYRSLCLQSVDSEEEEDEEDLDDVSSVCSTDSDDSRAIHYVLGDVTHPHAQKEDAVIVHCVDDSGRWGRGGLFTALETRSDEPRKQYELAGKMKDLELGNVLVFPIDDKQSRMDGQDRVSVPQLALIVAQHRDKHNSLSGIFLSALDQGLKKISVAAKRLKASVHLPRIGHSTKGFNWYGTERLIRKHLASRGISTFIYYHSTAAPAQALAPAAADPPPPGSDTESPGPSAAVPNLPSFMTGVHVFFYNLPASERKSLARYLITYDGDEEDVMSPGVTHIVAEVENNIHSQELQDLVGQYTRAVAVQKSWLESCFSKQRKVDTKPFKHLLD
- the chd1l gene encoding chromodomain-helicase-DNA-binding protein 1-like isoform X2, with product MQDFHVLLTTYELCLKDTSFLKRWKWKVLVVDEAHRLKNQKSLLHKTLTQLCSEFRVLLTGTPIQNNLQELYSLLTFIQPSVFTVDELNTFVQYYADVRKNPALAAELQKVLEPFLLRRVKSEVALDLPRKVELVVYHGMSALQKKYYKAVLMKNSEAFGNEQRNKTRLLNILVNLRKCVNHPYLFDGVEPEPFQMGEHLVEASGKLCLLDSILTLLHKEGHRVLLFSQMTRMLDIIQDYLEYKNYSYERLDGSVRGEERNLAVKNFSSRDVFIFLLSTKAGGVGLNLTAADTVIFVDTDFNPQNDLQAAARCHRIGQSRPVKVIRLLARNTVEEMMYSRAASKLHLTNTVIEEGRFSLLNEPTTSTAQGMQLSEILKFGVDKLLSSEESSVQDVKLEKILGLSRNGQWVSDEDVSSHSEEEDEDEEEQEEEEQEEEEEEEEESDRYHMYYFEGKDYRQCTSSKDLNAFDRLVEEHQAAIQTQAGEGRALRHKAGGTPSFAAGIPTKKRRTFTEAELELRRQKREEAAAKRAKTQEDTKKRQQEQKHKNKLAWWDSCGYRSLCLQSVDSEEEEDEEDLDDVSSVCSTDSDDSRAIHYVLGDVTHPHAQKEDAVIVHCVDDSGRWGRGGLFTALETRSDEPRKQYELAGKMKDLELGNVLVFPIDDKQSRMDGQDRLALIVAQHRDKHNSLSGIFLSALDQGLKKISVAAKRLKASVHLPRIGHSTKGFNWYGTERLIRKHLASRGISTFIYYHSTAAPAQALAPAAADPPPPGSDTESPGPSAAVPNLPSFMTGVHVFFYNLPASERKSLARYLITYDGDEEDVMSPGVTHIVAEVENNIHSQELQDLVGQYTRAVAVQKSWLESCFSKQRKVDTKPFKHLLD